DNA from Thermodesulforhabdaceae bacterium:
TAGGATGCGACCGAACCAGTCATAGGAAGATATGCCCCTATTTTGATGGTCTCTTCAGCATGAGCGGCAAAATTTCCGGTTAAACCAGCTACTAAAAGCACAGCCACAACCAAGGCAATCTTTTTTGTAAACATATCGATCCTCCTTTTTGCGACAAGTCTCTTTAAAGCGTTTTTAATGTGGCACAGTCTACCAAAACTAGTTAAACTAAAAAGGATTGTCTATCTGGATTCTTTGCTAAGCTATAAGAAAAAATTGCTGCTGGTCAAGATAATTATAATTAAAATCTCTTTTTAATAAATTAAAGAATTGGGAGGCAAAGCTATGGGACTTTTTGATTGGTTGCTAGGGAAGGGCAAGGAAAAAGATATTAAGCCCTTTTTCGATCCAACGAAAGTTCGCCTTGAAGATCTTCGCCCTGGATGGCTTGTGGATTTTGATATGAAAACCTGGGAGGTAATTGCACGCCATAGATATGATATGGGTGATGGCTTTGAAATGCTCGAATGGGAACTGAGATCCGGTAACGATATAAAATATCTTTGTCGAGAAGAAGACGATGGAATCTATTGGACTCTGATGAAAAAAGTTCCGCTTGGTGCTATTGATCCCGGGCTTAAGAAGCATATTCTCCAGTATGAAGATCCGCCTCAAAAACTACAATACGAAGGGAATGTTTATGAAATGGTAAGTTATGGTGGAGCCAAATTTTTCAAAAACGGCATGCATCCAGCCATCCCCTTTATTTATTGGGAATACGAAAGTTCTGATGGAACAAAGGTCATAACCGTGGAACAATGGGGAGATACAGAATTTGAAGCTTCCGCTGGAGAATATGTGGAGGAATATCAATTTAGCAATATTCTTCCAAGATAACCTACCTTTAAGTAAGGATGAAGTTATGATTTCAAAAATCTTTCATCTGAAACTGAAATTAATATGTTGTTTGTCTTTTGCCGTAGTTATTCTTGTAAGTTGCGGTGGATCTTCGCCAGACCCGCTGGAAAAACTTAAACGTCAATTAGATCCTTACCCGGAATATTCCGTTATTCTTGTAGATATGCGAGAAGATGGATTTTTGTTCACTAACTACTATCATCTATACCGGATTATATACCTTGATCGAGAGCTAAAGGAAGGAGAGCCAATACTACGTGAGAAAGTAACCCCCTGGTATCCGGTTAGTAAGGCTCTTTACGAAAAGTATCGTCCATGTCTTGGAATGACCATACTTGCTAAAGAAAAAGACGGAACCATCAACGATACACCTCAGCCCCCAGCTTACCAGTTTGTTGGCGATACTCGATTTGGCCAGTGGAAGACCGATGAAAAAGGAAACCAGATCTGGGAATGGATCGGGAAATACTATGTCATTTCGACTATCATGGATATTTTAGGACGGGGACACACAATTCGCTACGATGATTGGCGTGATTACAGGACAAGTGTTGGAAGAAAAAAGCCCTATTTCGGTCCTCGTGATGAAACGGGATCACCCACTTTCGGCACCGGTGGTAAATGGACTGAGAAAAAATATCCCACCTTTTTTGAACGTCAACAAGCGCGGATGTCGGCAAAAAAAGCCGGTTTCGAACAGAGAGTTTCTCAAAGTATGGGTAAAACAAAAGTTTCCACTTTTACAACCAGAACAACAAGTGGAAGCTTTGGAGGCCGTATCGGCGGCAAATGAAGTTAGTCTTCCAAGGGTTATTTTCTTTGCTAAAGTGAATCAGGTTCGGGTTTAAGTTTTGGAAATTATTTGCTCATCAGAATGAGAAAGGAGAGAGTGACACAACATGGAAAGCATGATCGGCGCTATTGCTAAATGGGTTGGCGTTGTTTTTGGGTTTTTTGTCGGATCGATAGTTTTACTAAGCGTTGGCAGATGGGTGTTTAATTTGATGTATCCTAGGTGCAACGTTCGTGATGAGCTTGTGGAAAAAGATAATCCCGCTATGGCTATAGTGCTTGGGGGTTACGTGATTGGAATGGCTCTCGCCATAGGTGGATCTTTGGTTGGACCGACTCTGACGATAAGGCTCGCCTTTTACGATCTTTTGATCTATGGGCCTCTTGCCATTTTGTTCATGTTCTGCTCACATTTCATTTCCGATAAAATCATTTTGCGTTCCTTTGATGCAACTAAGGAAATTATCGAAGATCGTAACTGTGGAACCGGTATTATTGTTGCCGCTAACCACGTTGCCATGGGACTTGTGGTTTATGGAGCTGTTGCCGGTGAAGGAACCATACTGTCTGCTGTGGTCTTCTGGCTACTTGGGCAAATCGCTTTGATTGTTGCTACATGGTTCTACAACCGCATTCTTCCTTTCGATGTTCATGAGCAAGTTGAGAAGGATAATGTTGCGGCAGGAGTGGCTTTCGCAGGCGTTTTGGTTGCTACAGGGAACATTGTGAGGTTCGCCATTCAGGGTAATTTTGTGTCCTGGGAAAGAGATCTTCTGTTCTTTGTAGTGGTAATGGGAATTGGTGCCGTTCTTCTTCCTTTATCCAGACTTCTTGTTGAAAAAATTATGCTTAGTGGACGCCGTCTCATGGATGAAATTGTAAGGCAGGATGTCCCCAATATTGGCGCCGCCACTATTGAAGCATCTATATATGTGGCGATCTCGTTTCTTATAGGTTGGAGCCTTTCTATATGATTATTCGCCTGATTGGCGAAAAGTTCTCTGGGATATTTTCTCATAATGCCAGAGTTGTTTCCGCCTCGAAAATCATCAAACTTGCGGTGTTTGTAACTGGGTTTTCCGGGATTCTTATAGAATACATAATTTCTACAATAGCCTCCTACCTCCTTGGAGATACACTCTTTCAATGGGCTTTGATAATCAGCCTTTTTCTTTTTGCTATGGGTATTGGTAGCCGTATTACAGGTTACATCAAGAGTGATGAAGCAATTTGTTTTGTGGTTGTGGAATCCCTTCTTTCTTTGGTGATCGTTGTATCTCTTACAGGAGCTTACGCTTCTATGGCTTACCCTGTTGCTGTTCGATTCGTTCTTTATGGCTCGACTCTTTTAGTGGGAATACTCATTGGTATGGAAATTCCCCTTCTTATAAGACTTAACAGCCGGTTTGCGGATCTGGCTCTGAATCTTAGCCGCCTTCTTGAAAAGGATTACATTGGAGCTCTTGTGGGAGGTATTTTCTTTGCCTTTATCGGTTTGTCTCGCTTTGGTCCGCTTACTTTGGGTATCCTGGTGGCTCTTCTTAACTGGCTTGTTGCTCTTATATTCTGGTTATATTTCGGTCACCAAATCGCTAAAGGAAGAGCTGTAGCTGTAATAATATGTTTTGTTGGAGTTCTGACCTGTGCTGCTCTTCCTTTTGGGAATGCTGTAGCTTCCTGGGGTGAAGATAGAAAATACCGAGATGAAATTATCTACTCAGAACAGACTCCTTACCAAAAGATCGTGATTACGAGATGGCGACAATTTTTCTGGCTGTATCTGGATGGACATCTACAGTTTTCGAGCTACGACGAATATAGATACCATGAAAGTCTTGTTCATCCTGCCATGCTTGCGTCGGCATCTCGCGAGAATGTTTTGATTCTTGGCGGTGGCGACGGTCTTGCGGCTAGAGAAGTGTTAAAATACCGGGACGTTAAAAACGTAACACTGGTGGACATTGATCCAGCAATTACAAATCTTGCAAGGACTCACCCTCTTCTTGTGGATCTTAACGATATGTCCCTTAAGGACCCGCGTGTCAGAGTGATAAACGATGATGCTGGCGCTTTCTTGGACCGGTCACCACAAATTTGGGATGTAATAATTATAGATTTACCAGATCCAAGAACGCCAACCCTGGAAAGGCTTTATTCTGTTGAATTTTACCGGAATTGTAAACGACACCTTTCCAGAGGCGGAGTAATGGTGACTCAGGCTACAAGCCCTGTATTTAGTCCCTACGCTTTCTGGTGCATCGTTAAAACTATGGAAGAAGCTGGATTTTACGCTGTCCCTATGCACGCCTATGTTCCCACCTTTGGGGACTGGGGTTGGGTAATTGGATCGGATTTTCCAGAGGAAATACTTCGATCTAGAATCGAGTCTCATTGGGATTATGTGACTTTTTCTGTAAAATTTTTAAGTCTGGAAGTTCTTAAAACATTGTTTATATTTAGTCCAGCGGATAAAATTGATTTTCAAAAAGTCGAAAAGAATTCGTTTCTAAAACCGGTTTTGTATCAATACTACCGGCAAGGGCTGTGGGGATTAGAATAAATGTTGAATGGTTTTAACAACAGGCAAAATAGGAGGTAGCGGTAATGAGCGAACATTTTCAAAAAGTTAAGTCCTATCTTCTTGATCTAGACGTTGAGATTGTTCACGAAGATCCAGGAGAAGAACTCTTCGTGGTTAAAAACGAGGAAAGAGGCATTACAAACCTTGTTGTAGATTGTGAAGACCCTATCC
Protein-coding regions in this window:
- a CDS encoding DUF4178 domain-containing protein, with the protein product MGLFDWLLGKGKEKDIKPFFDPTKVRLEDLRPGWLVDFDMKTWEVIARHRYDMGDGFEMLEWELRSGNDIKYLCREEDDGIYWTLMKKVPLGAIDPGLKKHILQYEDPPQKLQYEGNVYEMVSYGGAKFFKNGMHPAIPFIYWEYESSDGTKVITVEQWGDTEFEASAGEYVEEYQFSNILPR
- a CDS encoding DUF350 domain-containing protein; this translates as MESMIGAIAKWVGVVFGFFVGSIVLLSVGRWVFNLMYPRCNVRDELVEKDNPAMAIVLGGYVIGMALAIGGSLVGPTLTIRLAFYDLLIYGPLAILFMFCSHFISDKIILRSFDATKEIIEDRNCGTGIIVAANHVAMGLVVYGAVAGEGTILSAVVFWLLGQIALIVATWFYNRILPFDVHEQVEKDNVAAGVAFAGVLVATGNIVRFAIQGNFVSWERDLLFFVVVMGIGAVLLPLSRLLVEKIMLSGRRLMDEIVRQDVPNIGAATIEASIYVAISFLIGWSLSI
- a CDS encoding polyamine aminopropyltransferase, coding for MIIRLIGEKFSGIFSHNARVVSASKIIKLAVFVTGFSGILIEYIISTIASYLLGDTLFQWALIISLFLFAMGIGSRITGYIKSDEAICFVVVESLLSLVIVVSLTGAYASMAYPVAVRFVLYGSTLLVGILIGMEIPLLIRLNSRFADLALNLSRLLEKDYIGALVGGIFFAFIGLSRFGPLTLGILVALLNWLVALIFWLYFGHQIAKGRAVAVIICFVGVLTCAALPFGNAVASWGEDRKYRDEIIYSEQTPYQKIVITRWRQFFWLYLDGHLQFSSYDEYRYHESLVHPAMLASASRENVLILGGGDGLAAREVLKYRDVKNVTLVDIDPAITNLARTHPLLVDLNDMSLKDPRVRVINDDAGAFLDRSPQIWDVIIIDLPDPRTPTLERLYSVEFYRNCKRHLSRGGVMVTQATSPVFSPYAFWCIVKTMEEAGFYAVPMHAYVPTFGDWGWVIGSDFPEEILRSRIESHWDYVTFSVKFLSLEVLKTLFIFSPADKIDFQKVEKNSFLKPVLYQYYRQGLWGLE